The Syntrophotalea acetylenivorans genome contains the following window.
TTGCTCGGCATTTGCTACAGCCGAGCTCACCACAGAAGCAACGATATCAGCCGCTTTCTGGGGGGAAAACTTAAGTATATTCAGGGCTTCCTGAACACCCTTCCCACGAACCATATCGACAACAAGCCGGGTTTTCTGCGGCGAAAGGCGAGCATATTTTAGCTTGGCTCTGGCTTCCATGAATCAAACTCCTCTTTCAAAATCTCTTCCGAGATTTAGCGTTTTTTATCCGAGCCGTGCCCATAATAAGTCCGGGTCGGAGCAAACTCACCAAGCTTGTGGCCTACCATGTTTTCAGTCACAAAAACAGGAATGAACTTTTTGCCGTTGTGCACAGCAAAGGTATAACCCACAAATTCGGGAATAATCGTCGAACGCCGCGACCAGGTTTTGATTACCTTCCGTGACCCGCCGGCATCTTCCAAATCAATCTTGCGCAGCAGGCTTTCCTGTACGTACGGCCCTTTTTTTATCGATCTAGCCACTATCGTCTCCTATCAAATGGAACTGCAGGCTATTTTCTGCGACGGACAATAAAACGGTCAGTCCGCTTATTAACCCTGGTTTTATAGCCCTTGGTCGGCACACCCCAAGGTGTAACAGGGTGACGACCGCCGGAACTCTTACCTTCACCACCGCCGTGCGGATGGTCTACCGGGTTCATGGCAACACCGCGAGTCTGCGGACGCTTACCAAGCCAGCGGTTACGGCCGGCCTTGCCAATCTTGACATTTTCATGTTGAACGTTGCCAACCTGGCCTATGGTGGCTCGGCAGTCCTGCAATACCAAACGCACTTCCCCGGAAGGTAAACGCAACTGCGCGTAACGACCTTCCTTGGCAGCGATCATGGCGTAGGCGCCGGCACTACGGGCTAATTGGCCACCCTTACCAATCCGCAACTCGATATTATGTACCCAGGTACCGAGAGGGATTGAGCGGATAGTCATGGAGTTGCCCGGCTTGATGTCAGCTTGCTCGCTGGCAATAACCGTATCCCCAACATTAATCCCTACCGGAGCGAGGATATAACGCTTTTCACCATCGGCATAATTAAGCAGGGCAATCCGCGCCGACCGATTAGGGTCGTATTCAACCGAAACGACCTTGGCCGGAATTTCAGCTTTATCCCGCTTGAAATCGATGATCCTGTATTTACGCTTATGGCCACCACCGGTATGGCGCTTGGTGATACGACCAAGATTGTTGCGCCCACCACTCTTTTTCAGGGGTGCCAGCAAAGACTTTTCCGGCTTCCCGGCAGTAACTTCCCCAAAATCGGCCGAGGTCATGTGACGACGACCTGGCGAGGTAGGTTTGTACTTTTTAATCGCCATTATCCTAACTCCGTATTGCTGAATTGAACCCTATCAAACACCAAACAAATCGAGTTTGCTGCCCTCGGCCAAAGTCACGTAAGCTTTTTTCCAATTGGAACGCTTACCGAATTTGCGGCCAACCCGCTTGATCTTACCAGCCACCAAAACCGTGTTGACCCGCGCTACCTTGACTTCGAAGGCTTTTTCAATCGCCTGCTTAATCTCAATTTTGTTAGCGCTAGGCAGAACTTCAAAAGCAACAACCTGGGCCCCTTCGGAAGCCTGATAGACCTTTTCGGTGACCAGGGGTTTCTTAACTATCTGATGCAAAGGTTTCATTATGCTAACGCTCCTTCAAGCTGAGCCACTGCGCCTTCAGTGAGGACCAGGTTCTTGTGGTTCATCACATCGTAAACATTGACCCCGTCCGCCTTGAGCACTTTGACATGGGGGACGTTGCGGGCAGAAAGCTCTACATTGGGGTTTTCGCCATCAAGAACAATCAAAACGTTCTCCAGCTCAAAGCGCTTGAGCACCTCGACAAAACCTTTGGTACCAATACTTTCAAGATCAAAACGATCGAGAACAGCGATCTTTTCTTCTTTATATCGTGCAGAAAGAGCACAGCGCAGAGCAGCTTTTTTAACCTTGCGATTCAACTTAAAGCTGTAATCGCGAGGCTGAGGACCAAAGGCCGCGCCGCCGCCTACAAAGTGAGGAGCTCGGTTAGTACCCTGACGGGCATTGCCGGTTCCTTTCTGACGATAAAGTTTTTTACCGCCACCGGCTACCGCGCTGCGGTTTTTGGTACAAGCATTTCCGCCGCGTCTGGCCGCCAATTGGTAGCGCACCATATCGTGAATCAGGTATCCTTTAACATCGGCATTAAATACCGCGTCCTCAAGCTCACGCTCGGACACCTTTTTATTATCTATGTCGTAAACAGCAATCTTCGCCATGGTCTATCTCCAAATCGTCTTTGACGTGTGCGATTCAGCCTTTGCTGATAATCACCAATCCATTTTTCGGACCCGGCACCGCACCCTTGACCAGCACCAGATTCATCTCAGGCCGCATCTCTACTACCTGCAGACCTTGAGTGGTAACGCGCTCGTTACCCATTTGGCCGGCCATTTTTTTACCCTTAAAAACCTTTGACGGCCAAGCGCTACAGCCGATCGCACCAGGACCACGATGAAACTTAGAACCGTGGCTTGCACGACCACCGGCAAAATTCCAGCGCTTCATAACACCCTGAAAGCCCTTACCCTTGCTGGTTCCGGTGACATCAATCACATCTCCTGCCGAAAGCACGGCGTCGCAAGAGATTTGATCGCCGACATTATAGCTATCGACATCATCCGTACGAACCTCGCGCACATAAGCAAAAGCGCCCTTACCGGCCTTTTTGAAATGGCCCATCTCAGGCTTGCTGGTGCGATGAGTTTTCTTTTCGCCGAAGCCGAGCTGAAGGGCATTATAGCCGTCCGTCTCTACGCTTTTTTTCTGCAGCACGACACAGGGACCGGTCTCAACAACCGTAACCGGAATGCACTTGCCGTCTGCCGCGAAGACCTGGGTCATGCCCAGCTTCTTACCCAAGATACCCTTCATCATTGCACGTACCCTTAATATCCAAGTGTTGATTAAAGCTTGATTTCCACATCGACGCCAGCGGACAAATCCAGCTTCATCAGAGCGTCAACCGTTTGTTGGGTGGGCTCGACAATATCCAGCAGGCGCTTATGGGTGCGCATCTCAAATTGCTCACGACTCTTTTTATCGACGTGAGGTCCGCGCAGAACGCAATACTTATTGATAACCGTAGGCAGCGGAATAGGTCCAGCTACCCGAGCACCGGTGCGTTTGGCAGTATCTACGATCTCGTTAACGGAGAGATCAAGCAGCTTATGATCGTAAGCCTTCAAACGAATTCTTATCTTCTGGCTTTGCATGGTCGTTTCCTCTATTACTCGATAATCTCGCTGACGACGCCGGCACCAACAGTGCGGCCCCCTTCGCGAATCGCGAAGCGCAGCTCTTTGTCCATGGCGATGGGCGTAATCAGATTGACGGTCATCGCCGCATTGTCGCCAGGCATGACCATTTCAGTGCCTTCGCCAAGCTCGACGATACCGGTCACGTCCGTGGTACGGAAGTAGAACTGAGGACGGTAGCCATTGAAGAACGGCGTATGACGGCCGCCTTCTTCCTTGGTCAGGATATAGGCTTCGGCCTTGAACTTGGTGTGAGGGGTGATGCTGCCGGGCTTGGCCAGTACCTGGCCGCGCTCGATATCCTCACGTTTAACGCCGCGAAGCAGGATGCCGACATTATCGCCAGCCTGGCCCTGATCGAGCAGCTTGCGGAACATCTCAACACCGGTAACGACGGTCTTGGTGGTATCTTTGATACCGACGATCTCGATCTCTTCCTGAACTTTGACAATACCGCGCTCTACACGACCGGTGGCGACAGTACCGCGACCGGAGATGGAGAAGACGTCCTCGACAGGCATCAGAAAGGGCAGATCAATGGCACGAGCCGGCTCGGGGATGTAGCTGTCAACAGCGTCCATCAGTTCGAGAACGGGCTTGCAGGCCGCACAGTCAGCGGCGCCGCAACCGCACTCCAGCGCCTGCAGGGCGCTGCCGGGGATGATCGGCAGATCGTCGCCGGGGAAGTCGTAAGCGGACAGCAGTTCGCGAACTTCCAGCTCGACCAGTTCCATCAGCTCTTCGTCGTCGACCATGTCGGCCTTATTGAGGAAGACAACCATGGCAGGTACGCCAACCTGACGGGCGAGCAGGATGTGCTCGCGGGTCTGAGGCATGGGACCGTCAGCAGCGGAGACAACCAGAATGGCGCCGTCCATCTGCGCCGCACCGGTAATCATGTTTTTGACGTAGTCGGCGTGGCCGGGGCAGTCAACGTGAGCGTAGTGACGGTTTGCAGTCTCATATTCGACGTGGGCAGTGGCGATGGTAATACCGCGCTCACGCTCTTCAGGAGCGTTGTCGATCTGATCAAAAGCCTTGAACTCGGCTCCGCCGCCAGCGGCCATAACCTTGGTGATGGCTGCAGTCAGAGTGGTCTTACCGTGGTCGACGTGACCGATGGTCCCAATATTGACATGGGGTTTTGTTCTTTCAAATTTTTCTTTTGACATGATACACCCTCCTGAAAGGCGTTACCCTTGGACCTTAGCAATAATTTCCTCACCGATCGCCTTTGGCACCTGAGCATAGTGATCAAAAACCATAGAGTAGGTGGCGCGACCCTGAGTGGCACTACGCAGGTCGGTAGCATAACCGAACATGCTCGACAGCGGCACATCGGCATTAATGACCTGAGCCCCACCGCGAGCCTCCATACCGCTTACCTTGCCGCGGCGACTACTGAGGTCACCCATGACGTCGCCCATATACTCTTCGGGAACCACAACCTCTACAGCCATGACCGGTTCGAGTAATACAGGAGCGGCCTTGCGAGCACCTTCTTTAAAGCCCATTGAGCCGGCTATCTTAAAAGCCATCTCCGAGGAGTCGACATCATGATAGGAGCCGTCGTAGCAGGTAACCTTAACATCCTCGATAGGGAACCCGGCCAGAACACCGCCCAAAGCGGCCTCTTCAGCACCCTGACCAACAGCAGGTATGTATTCCTTGGGAATAACCCCGCCCTTGATCGCATCGACAAATTCAAAGCCGACGCCAGCCTCCTGAGGCTCAATACGCAACCAGCAATCACCATACTGACCACGACCACCGGACTGACGTACGAACTTACCCTGCACCTCCACAGCCTTGGTAATCGTCTCACGGTAGGCAACCTGGGGTGCGCCGATATTAGCCTCGACTTTGAACTCGCGCTTCATCCGATCGATGATAACTTCGAGATGCAGCTCGCCCATACCGGAAAGGATAGTCTGACCAGTCTCTTCGTCAGTCCGTACCCGCAGAGTGGGATCTTCCTGAACCAACTTGGCAATCGCGGTACCCATCTTGTCCTGGTCGCCCTTTGTCTTGGGCTCGACAGCAATATGAATAACCGGTTCGGGGAACTCCATCGACTCCAGCAATACCTGCTTTTTAGGGTCACACAGAGTATCACCGGTGGTAGCGTACTTAAGACCAACCGCCGCCGCGATGTCACCGGCCACGACTTCCTTGATCTCTTCGCGCTTATTGGAGTGCATCTGCAGGATGCGACCAAAACGCTCTTTTTTGCTCTTGCCGACATTGAACACGTGAGAGCCGGACTCAAGCACACCGGAGTAAACCCGGAAAAAGGTCAGCTGACCAACAAAGGGGTCGGTCATAACCTTGAAGGCCAAGGCAGCAAAAGGCGCATCATCTTCAGCCGCGCAGGTCAGCTCTTCCTGAGTGTCGGGATCGGTACCCTTAATGGCAGGAACATCCAGAGGCGACGGCATATAGTCGACCACAGCGTCGAGCAGATTCTGTACGCCCTTGTTCTTAAAGGCAGACCCGCACAATACCGGATTGATCTGAATATCGATGGTCGCACGCCGGATACCCTGCTTGAGCTCATCAATCGACAGCTCTTCGCCACCGATGTATTTCTCCATCAGGGCCTCGTCGTGAGAACAAACCTCTTCGATCATGGCTTCGCGAGCAGCCTCGGCCTCCTCAACCATGTCGGCAGGAATGTCGATAATCTCATAATCGGCACCCAGGGACTCGTCGTCCCAGACAATGCCCTTCATCTGCAACAGATCGACAACACCGGCAAAATCCTCTTCGGCGCCGATAGGCAATTGCAGCGGCACAGGATTGGCGCCAAGACGGTCGCGCATCATCTCTACACCGTGCATGAAGTCGGCACCGAGACGGTCCATCTTATTAACGAAGGCAATCCGCGGCACCTTGTACTTGTCAGCTTGACGCCAAACAGTTTCAGACTGCGGCTCAACACCGCCAACGGAACAGAATACCGCAACAGCACCATCAAGCACCCGCAGAGAACGCTCAACCTCGACCGTAAAGTCAACGTGACCCGGGGTATCAATTATATTGACCCGGTGATCACGCCAGAAACAAGTGGTAGCCGCAGAGGTAATAGTAATGCCCCGCTCCTGCTCCTGCTCCATCCAGTCCATCGTTGCGGCACCATCGTGCACCTCACCGATCTTGTGTGAAACACCGGTGTAGTACAGAATCCGCTCAGTAGTGGTGGTCTTACCAGCATCAATATGAGCCATAATGCCGATATTACGATATTTATTTAATGCAACTTGGCGTGCCACAGTAATATATCCTCAACAACCAAATAAAGGTTAAATCTACTACCAGCGATAATGAGCAAAGGCCTTGTTCGCCTCAGCCATGCGATGGGTATCTTCCTTCTTCTTTACCGAAGTACCGCGATTGGCTGCAGCATCAAGCAGCTCTCCAGCCAGACGCTCACCCATGGTTTTTTCGCCACGCTTACGAGCAAATCCGATAATCCAGCGAATCGCCAACGCATTACGCCGCTCGCTACGAACTTCCACTGGAACCTGATAGGTCGAACCGCCAACGCGCCGGGACTTGACCTCAAGCATGGGACGAACGTTTTCCATCGCCTTCTTGAACACGTCCAAAGGCTCTTCACTGGAACGTTCAGCCACCAAACCAAAGGCACCATATACAATCGCTTCCGCCGTGCTTTTCTTGCCGTCCAACATGATGGCGTTAACAAACTTGGCAAGCAAACGATCACCAAACTTCGGATCAGGCAGAATAACGCGCTTTGCGACTTCTCTTCTTCTCGGCATAACTTCCCCTCAGCCTTCTGATTATTTGGGCCGCTTGGCCCCATACTTGGAGCGACCCTGCTTGCGGTCTTTCACCCCGGCCAAATCGAGCGTACCACGCACGATATGATAGCGCACACCCGGAAGGTCCTTTACTCGTCCGCCGCGAATCAACACCACAGAGTGCTCCTGCAGGTTGTGGCCAACACCAGGGATATAGGAGGTAACCACAAATCCGTTAGTAAGGCGCACACGAGCGACCTTCCGCAAAGCCGAGTTCGGCTTTTTTGGGGTCGTAGTATAAACGCGGGTACAGACTCCACGCTTTTGAGGACTACACTTGAGCGCCGGCGCGGTCGATTTTTTCTCTTTTCTCTCGCGGCCCTTGCGGATCAACTGATTAATAGTCGGCATTAAACTAACTCCCGTATATTCTCACACTTATTGTTAATTGTTTTCCACCTTTCAGTAGGGGAAAACCCGCTGACAATATCAATCTGACCCTGCCTTGTCAAGCGATTTTTAAGAACGGCAGGGCTTTTTTTATTTGCGGCCAGCAGACCTACTTTTCTGCCTCTTCTGTGTTGCCGCCGGCATCCTCTACTTGTCCCTCCAAACCCTCTTCTTCTTCAACCAGTGGCGGCTCAAGAATTTCTTCAGGTTCCTCGATAGCCAACTTGGCGCTGCGGTATTTGGAGATGCCGGTACCGGCCGGAATCAATCGGCCCATGATGACATTCTCTTTGAGGCCCCGCAGATAATCGACCTTGCCTTCGATAGCGGCCTGGGTCAGAACCTTGGTGGTCTCCTGGAAAGAAGCGGCAGAGATGAAAGACTCAGTGGACAAAGAGGCCTTGGTGATCCCTAGCATGAGAGGCTCACCAACGGCAGGAGTGCCACCTTCTGCCAAGACCCGCTGGTTCTCCTGTTCGAACTCCCACCGCTCTACCGAATCGTCCAGCAGGAATCGCGTATCGCCCAGTTCTTTGATGCGTACGCGACGCAGCATCTGGCGAACGATAACTTCGATGTGCTTATCGTTGATTTTTACCCCTTGCAGTCGATAGACTTCCTGAACCTCGTCTACCAAGTACTTGGCCAACTGCTTTTCGCCGAGCACCCGCAAAATATCATGGGGATTGCTGGAGCCATCCATGAGGGCTTCGCCAGCCTTGACATGATCCCCCTCGTGAACACTGATGTGCTTCCCTTTGGGGATCAGGTACTCCTTGGACTCGCCGACTTCCGGAGTCACCAGCACCTTGCGCTTGCCCTTGGAGTCCTTACCGAAAGAAACCACGCCGTCGATTTCGCTGATGACGGCAAATTCCTTGGGTTTGCGAGCCTCAAAGAGCTCGGCAACACGGGGCAAACCGCCGGTGATATCCTTGGTCTTGGTGGTCTCTCGCGGAATTTTCGCCAGGATCGCACCACCACTGACCATATCGTCCTCAATAGCCACGATATTGGCGCCGACCGGCAGCATATAGCGGGCTGGCTGGCCATTAGGCAACTTAAGGGTCTTGCCTTCCTCGTCCTTAAGGGTAATACGAGGACGTTTGTCGGCTCCCTTAGATTCGATAATAACCTTGCGCGACAGGCCGGTAACCTCATCGACCTGTTCCTCCATGGTGACCCCTTCGACAACATCACCAAAGCGGATCCGTCCGGGAACCTCCGTCAGGATCGGCATGGTGTAGGGGTCCCACTCGGCCAGCAGATCGCCGGTTTTAACCGCCCCCTCCGGCGCAATGCGAAGCCGTGCACCATAGACGACACCGTAACGCTCCCGCTCTCGGCCAGTCTCGTCAACCACGGCAATTTCACCGTTGCGGTTCATAACCACGTGGAAGCCGTCGCTATCCACAACCGAATTGACATCGATATACTTGAGCGTCCCGTCAAAACGGGACTCCAGGGAGGTCTGCTCGGCGCGACGGGAAGCGGTACCACCAATGTGGAAGGTCCGCATGGTCAACTGAGTACCAGGCTCACCGATGGACTGAGCAGCAATGACACCCACCGCCTCGCCCAGGTTAACCAAATGACCACGGGCCAGATCCCGCCCATAGCAGGTGGCGCAAATGCCCCGCCGACTCTGGCAGGTAAGTACCGAGCGAATTTTAAGCTTCTCGATACCGGCGTTTTCGATCTTGTTAACAAGAGCCTCGTCGAGCTCCTGATTGTACTCAACCAGCACTTCGTCGGTAACCGGATCGAGAACATCTTCCAGGGAAGTACGACCGAGAATCCGGTCTCCCAAGGGTTCGATGACTTCTCCCCCTTCAGTCAGGGATGAAACCTGGATCCCGTCGAGGGTGCCGCAGTCTTGTTCCGTGATAATAGCGTCCTGAGCAACATCGACCAAACGACGGGTCAGATAACCGGAGTTCGCGGTCTTAAGTGCGGTGTCAGCCAGACCCTTACGGGCACCGTGAGTAGAGATAAAGTACTGCAGAACCGTCAGACCCTCACGGAAGTTCGCCGTAATCGGCGTTTCAATAATCTCACCGGACGGTTTGGCCATCAACCCACGCATACCGGCCAGCTGCCGAATCTGCTGGGCACTACCACGAGCACCGGAATCGGCCATCATATGGATGGAGTTGAAAGACGGCGTCTTGATCTTTTTACCATCAGGACCAGCCACCTCATCGACAGAGAGGTTTTCGAGCATGGTCTGAGCAATATCCTCAGTACACTTGGCCCAGATATCGATGACCTTGTTGTAACGTTCGCCGTCGGTAATCAAACCTTCGGTGTATTGCTGCTGAATTTCGGTGACCTCTTCCACGGCCTCGCCCATGAAGGCGTCCTTGGCTTCGGGAATCACCATGTCATCGAGGCAGATGGAAATGCCGGCGATAGTCGAGTAACGATAGCCGGTTTCCTTAAGACGGTCAGCCAAAAGGACCGTTTCCTTGTTGCCGGCCAGGCGGAAACAAACATCGATCAGGTTGGCTACCTGCTTCTTGGCCATTACCTGGTTGATCTGGTCGAAGGGGATGACCTCAGGAACCACATCGCGCAGCAGTACACGGCCGGTGGTGGTTTCGATCAACTCAACCGGCGCATCGGCTACCGGCCTCATGCGCACCTTGATCTTGGCCTGCAAATCAAGCTCACCGGCATCATAAGCCATACGTACTTCGTCTCGAGAGGCGAAGATTTTGTCCGTACCCGTAACAAATGTCCGCTCCCGGGTCATATAGTAGAGCCCGAGAATCATATCCTGAGAAGGGACAATAATCGGCTTACCGTTGGCAGGCGACAAGATGTTGTTGGTGGACATCATCAACACCCGGGTCTCGATCTGGCTCTCTATAGAAAGAGGCAGATGAACCGCCATCTGGTCACCGTCAAAGTCGGCGTTGAAAGCGGTACAGACCAGCGGATGGAGCTGAATGGCCTTACCCTCGATCAGTACTGGTTCAAAGGCCTGAATACCGAGGCGGTGCAAGGTCGGAGCACGGTTAAGCATGACCGGGTGCTCGCGAATGACCTCTTCAAGGACGTCCCACACCTCGGCCTTCTCTTTTTCCACCATCTTTTTGGCGCTCTTGATGGTGGTGCAGTACCCTTTTTCCTCAAGCTTGTTGTAGATAAAAGGCTTGAACAGCTCCAGGGCCATCTTTTTCGGCAGTCCGCACTGATGCAATTTCAGTTCGGGACCGACAACGATAACCGAACGGCCGGAGTAATCGACACGCTTACCGAGCAGATTCTGCCGGAAACGACCGCCCTTGCCCTTGAGCATATCGGACAGGGATTTCAAAGGCCGTTTGTTGGGGCCGGTGATGGCCCGGCCGCGCCGCCCGTTATCGAACAGTGCGTCAACAGCCTCCTGCAACATACGTTTTTCGTTGCGAATAATAACTTCGGGAGCACGAAGCTCCATGAGGCGCTTCAGACGGTTGTTACGATTAATCACTCGACGATAAAGATCGTTGAGATCCGAAGTAGCAAACCGACCGCCGTCCAGAGGAACCAGCGGCCGCAATTCAGGCGGCAGAACCGGCAGAGTTTCCAGGATCATCCACTCCGGACGATTACCGCTATTTTTGAAGGCCTCGACGACCTTGAGACGCTTGGCAATCTTCTTGCGCTTTGCCTCGCTGGCAGCTTCTTTCATTTCCAGGCGCAGACTGGAAGACAACTCGTCGAGTTCAATTTCGGTCAAGAATTGACGAATGGCCTCGGCGCCCATGTCAGCCACGAACTGACCGGCATACTCGTCCATGGTCTCGCGGTACTTGTCCTCGGTCAGCAACTGACCGACAGTCAAGGGAGTGTCACCCGCGTCAAGCACCACATACGCTTCGAAATAAAGGATCCGCTCAAGTTCCTTGAGAGTCATGTCCAGCAGCGTCGCGATACGCGACGGCAAAGACTTGAGGAACCAGATGTGTGCGACGGGGCAGGCCAGGTCGATGTGACCGAGGCGCTCCCGACGCACCTTGCTGGGTATAACTTCAACACCGCACTTTTCGCAGACAATACCGCGATGTTTCATGCGTTTGTACTTGCCGCAATTACATTCGTAGTCCTTGGTCGGACCGAATATCTTGGCGCAGAACAGGCCTTCACGCTCAGGCTTGAAAGTCCGGTAGTTAATAGTTTCCGGCTTTTTTACTTCACCGAAAGAACGCTCCCGAATCTTTTCGGGAGAAACCAAAGACAACCGAATAGCATTAAAGCTGAGAGGATCTTTCGGCCGTTCGAAAAGGCTGAATATATCTTCCAAAACTCACCCTCCTTGTAGGATGACGCTGGGTTTATTCTTGTTCTTCAAGCAGGTCGACGTCGAGGCAAAGGGACTGAAGTTCCTTGACCAGAACGTTGAACGACTCAGGCAATCCTGCTTCAAGGGTATGCTTACCCTTGACGATGGCCTCGTACATGCGGGTCCGGCCGGCGACGTCATCAGACTTGACGGTCAGGAACTCCTGCAGCGCATGAGCGGCCCCATAGGCTTCCATGGCCCAGACTTCCATCTCGCCAAGGCGCTGGCCACCAAACTGGGCCTTACCACCGAGAGGCTGCTGAGTTACCAGGCTATAAGGACCGATGCTACGAGCATGGATCTTATCATCAACCAGATGGTGCAGCTTGAGCATGTACATGATGCCGACGGTGACCTTCTCTTTAAAAGCCTCGCCGGTCTTGCCGTCATACAAGGTCATCTGTCCTGAGTCGGAGAAACCGGAGCGAATCATTTCCTGCTTCATCTGCTCTTCTGTGACCCCCTCAAAAACAGGGGACGCCATGGGCACACCCTGAGAGAGACGTTGGGCAAGCAGCCGGATTTCGTCATCATCGAGCCCTTGCAAGAAGCTGGTGACATTTTCGTCGTTGTACACCTCTTCTATCTTCTTACGCAGCGCTTCGGGACCAAATTGCTGATCAATCTGAGCCTGAATCTGGACACCTAAACCTCTGGCCGCCAGACCGAGATGGGTCTCGAGGATCTGTCCGACATTCATACGGGATGGTACACCGAGGGGGTTAAGAACGATCTCGACCGGTGTCCCGTCTTCCATATAAGGCATATCCTCTTCCGGCAGAATCCGGGACAGGACACCCTTGTTACCATGTCGGCCGGCCATCTTATCGCCGACGGACAATTTGCGCTTGATGGCGATATAAACCTTGACCATCTTGATCACACCGGGCGGCAGATCGTCCCCCCGCTTGATCTTTTCGATCTTATTGGAGAAGACCCCTTTGATCAGATCTTCGCGCTCAGCAAGACGGGCAAAGATATCGGCCACCCGGGATTCGACCTCGGGCTCATCAAGCAACGAGATATCGCTCCAGCGGGACAACGGGATCTTATCCAGGGCCACGGCTGCGATTTCGCCCCCCTGCTCCAACAACACCTCACCGGCAGGGTCGCTTACCGCAACCGCCGCTTTGCGCCCAATGAGAAGGTCTCGCACCTTGCTTTTGGCCGAATCGCGAATGATGCGAATTTCATCGTTCTGGTCCTTAAGCAGCTTATCAATTTCACTTTTTTCGATAAGCTCGGTACGACTGTCCTTGTCCGACCCCTTACGGGAAAAGACTCGAGCACCAATAACCACACCTTCGG
Protein-coding sequences here:
- the rpsL gene encoding 30S ribosomal protein S12; amino-acid sequence: MPTINQLIRKGRERKEKKSTAPALKCSPQKRGVCTRVYTTTPKKPNSALRKVARVRLTNGFVVTSYIPGVGHNLQEHSVVLIRGGRVKDLPGVRYHIVRGTLDLAGVKDRKQGRSKYGAKRPK
- the rpoC gene encoding DNA-directed RNA polymerase subunit beta', whose translation is MEDIFSLFERPKDPLSFNAIRLSLVSPEKIRERSFGEVKKPETINYRTFKPEREGLFCAKIFGPTKDYECNCGKYKRMKHRGIVCEKCGVEVIPSKVRRERLGHIDLACPVAHIWFLKSLPSRIATLLDMTLKELERILYFEAYVVLDAGDTPLTVGQLLTEDKYRETMDEYAGQFVADMGAEAIRQFLTEIELDELSSSLRLEMKEAASEAKRKKIAKRLKVVEAFKNSGNRPEWMILETLPVLPPELRPLVPLDGGRFATSDLNDLYRRVINRNNRLKRLMELRAPEVIIRNEKRMLQEAVDALFDNGRRGRAITGPNKRPLKSLSDMLKGKGGRFRQNLLGKRVDYSGRSVIVVGPELKLHQCGLPKKMALELFKPFIYNKLEEKGYCTTIKSAKKMVEKEKAEVWDVLEEVIREHPVMLNRAPTLHRLGIQAFEPVLIEGKAIQLHPLVCTAFNADFDGDQMAVHLPLSIESQIETRVLMMSTNNILSPANGKPIIVPSQDMILGLYYMTRERTFVTGTDKIFASRDEVRMAYDAGELDLQAKIKVRMRPVADAPVELIETTTGRVLLRDVVPEVIPFDQINQVMAKKQVANLIDVCFRLAGNKETVLLADRLKETGYRYSTIAGISICLDDMVIPEAKDAFMGEAVEEVTEIQQQYTEGLITDGERYNKVIDIWAKCTEDIAQTMLENLSVDEVAGPDGKKIKTPSFNSIHMMADSGARGSAQQIRQLAGMRGLMAKPSGEIIETPITANFREGLTVLQYFISTHGARKGLADTALKTANSGYLTRRLVDVAQDAIITEQDCGTLDGIQVSSLTEGGEVIEPLGDRILGRTSLEDVLDPVTDEVLVEYNQELDEALVNKIENAGIEKLKIRSVLTCQSRRGICATCYGRDLARGHLVNLGEAVGVIAAQSIGEPGTQLTMRTFHIGGTASRRAEQTSLESRFDGTLKYIDVNSVVDSDGFHVVMNRNGEIAVVDETGRERERYGVVYGARLRIAPEGAVKTGDLLAEWDPYTMPILTEVPGRIRFGDVVEGVTMEEQVDEVTGLSRKVIIESKGADKRPRITLKDEEGKTLKLPNGQPARYMLPVGANIVAIEDDMVSGGAILAKIPRETTKTKDITGGLPRVAELFEARKPKEFAVISEIDGVVSFGKDSKGKRKVLVTPEVGESKEYLIPKGKHISVHEGDHVKAGEALMDGSSNPHDILRVLGEKQLAKYLVDEVQEVYRLQGVKINDKHIEVIVRQMLRRVRIKELGDTRFLLDDSVERWEFEQENQRVLAEGGTPAVGEPLMLGITKASLSTESFISAASFQETTKVLTQAAIEGKVDYLRGLKENVIMGRLIPAGTGISKYRSAKLAIEEPEEILEPPLVEEEEGLEGQVEDAGGNTEEAEK